Below is a genomic region from Rosa chinensis cultivar Old Blush chromosome 5, RchiOBHm-V2, whole genome shotgun sequence.
aatgactcatttaagggttaacaatgtgacccatttaactaaaaaaatgcataaattgattaaattcattaaaaactccacaagacgaagaatataaataattatatatatatatatattcataaatatttaaattcaataattataaagcaaaatatttcaaattgtctaatcctatgatcaaattctcccaatgtccaaaatttcaagaagtataacataatcgggttatacgggttcacttcgtgttggcgggttgacccgtggccgacccatttattaaatgggtcatggcgggttgacccacggctgacccgctttttaatcgtgcgggttcaacccgctttatttcttgcgggtttcgagtcgtgttatcgggtcgtgtcgaaattgacagccttattgtacatacatgtccatttgcaagcataattagctataatgagccacgctcatggtaccaccaggggtaccaacgcccaccatatgagtgactggcgtaaagacagttagccgggttaccgcctgagccccggatcaaccccaaagcaccgccaacgcgccgccacgcgccgtgtcaagatggcatcagaagctactgaaactgggaactgaagcacatcagtcccacatcgaaaacaaagagaagatcatcctcttcctcaccaataaaaggttctctcctctctcctcatttattacgcattcaatacttacctactgttactttgtcaacataaatacattgactaacttaggcatcggagagttgaagaccgcccggcgcggtctccctctgacgcccattgtattttatttgacagataacgggaaccactcacaacaaaggtatcgatccgcccgccggatcagcgttaactaaagttcagctaccgctagacttttagacattaacactttGGGTGGAGACCTTTCACAAAGTTGCATATGATTTCGAAGGATGATTTCAAACGACCTATTCATGAGGTTTATTTCACCATTTGCTTATGGCTTAGAGACTTTCTTTCAAATAGGTACATATATCATATTCGTAATTCAAATTACCTATTCATCAGATTTATTTAGTATAATATCTTTGTTAATCTCTTGATTTTGTGTAAAGCTTGAATTGGATGGATGTTTAGTAAttagaaatttcaatttatgaATCTGGTACAGAACTTAGTTTCATTCCTTCAAAATAGAATCGTTGTTTCTAATTACCAAATACTTAGATTGCTTTAATATGTAATACCTATGATTTAGATGTTTGTTTTTGTAGTTTTAAATTATTTGTGTGACTCTATATCATAGGTTGTTTATTCCACAACCTATAGTATTGACAATTAATATACCTATCATTTAgataatatattttgaatatgtgtaaGTAAATCCTAATAGAGTTTTACCTTTGAAATAGATCTATGAAGGTAATTTGCAATTGTATGAGGAATCACAACATGCAGGGCACTAGTAGTTGGGAGATTTTTGAAGACTACATTGCAAAGTGCTAGTCGAGATGACGGATGAAGTGTTATaattgatagctaaatttaaagctattgattttccttattctcctgcaaatatgtcGATTGTAATGtagggaaataagggtctccTGCAGAGGAtgtaatatagggaaataagggtctcctgcagaggattaagttaaactaaaagcttcaacaaaagtcacaaaacgtgactgcagttcctactgaacagcagtcgaaaaacaaactaagaatctaaccaaaacaacccagaaaaatacgaaaatttacagacacGTACTAGACACACAAGGCGTCCAGTAtacaaaatttggtgaattttggagttgaattgctatattaaataaatatgtgaaaacagagaacagaatgtaaaataaagaaaagctgaTTTGAGAATGGTTGAGATCAAGTTAATtaaactagctaggaaggaagtatccacccccaacaatcacacacaacacactttgtccaatttattaccaattaacttagttgaagacgctcagattggctcggtacgcttgaacacaacctattactctttcttactttgtacgctaggcaggaagtgctctacacctagactattcccaagcaatgcaacttaaaggtacgtttattagattaaacatgcagagatgATTAAGTctgaaaagagtttgagcaatcactaggcatcgcaaataacttagagccttgctaaacctaggattttgtttacttgctagtgaaaactaccaattacttctctagacaatttgaggaatccaactattgatccaggcatcaaacaatcaaagtattagaaccctagcatgcatactaagtaggcctccaaagcatacaaacatagaattcatcaatgagaaatcggtaaacaaaacctcaactttattaattggaaaacaaattgaatgtcaaagcatgttgtggatcatgtctaggcgcttcaactgccccctaactactataaatttagttacacataatgggaatcaaaaacacaaaggagttcatcgagaaagaagaagacaacAAGAATCAGAAAATTGGAAAATACGGATCAGCGATCGATCTCGGAAATTCCAGCGATCAATCGTTTCTGGTGTGGTTTTGCAGTCTTGCTTCTTCTTGAGCTCTGGTGCATCTAGGCTTCTTCGTATGTGAGATCCCCCTTTCTTGAATGTCCAAGGAGAGATTTTATTCAGTTTGTAACTCTTTCCTTCTTGCCTTTTGGGACTCTAACTCCTTGATTAATGTTCTGATTGATTTAGGATTCATTGACATCCTTCTATCCAATAGGAGCAGCCAAGAGAATTAATTGCTGAATATCTTTTTCTCCATATTGCCTTAAGCTTCCTTGATTCATCAAGAGTCCACAATTCTCCATCAATTGCACATATCTCCTTCCTTTTGCTCTTATTTCTTTCCTTACTTcggaaaacctaataaacataaaaacaactaaattaaccataaaataagataaactaacaaagtaaaTATGGGAATTATGTTGTTAAttatcgcataattatgctcctatcaataatgTTCTTTATATTAGGTTCGAAAATGTAAAGTTTATATTtcaattgtaaaaacaaatttaaaattgtttatttcaaTACTGGATGAACATCATTTACGGTTGTACTCATTGTCCCtatttcaataaatttttaGGCTTATTCCTTCAAAAAGAATGTGTATTTAAATTACCTTGATATTAGaaataaatttcttaatattgtaaaGTTCATTTTCAATTGTAAAACAATGAATGATAATAATGAGTTTGCTAAATTATAGTGCAAAAACTCTTGCACATTCAAAATTATTCAATGTGCCAAAATTAAgggataattatatattaagCAAACTCTACAGTTACACATAACTATTATGTGGTCCTTGACCACCCCATAGAATCAGGCACCTATGTGGAGAAAAATGTAGgggcggaaaaaaaaaatcttaaagcaATCAATCTACATCAAGTACATTTTACATGGGCTAATTACATTAACTCGatcattttagaaaattaatgaataTGGAATGATTGTATAACTACACCTATTAGAACGGATAAGCAAAATAACATACCTTAATGAGAGGATGTTTAATCATGTCGAGAAAGAGAAATATTTATATAATAGGAATATAACAGAATCTGATCATGTCGAGAAAGAGAAATATTTATATAATGGGAATataacatatttattaaaaaatagcAAATATATGGATCACATCAGAAAGGAAGAAATATAggataattaaggcaattaatcattttaaataagagaaaaatcaaggatcaaattgattgtattaaattctaaatatttaaattcaaaaaatagTCAACAGTTATATTTGAtggaatattttatttattcaatcaGAAGGGCAAAAAAGTCAAACTAAAAAACGTGAAAAATCTTAATTATAGATTTAAAAcctataagagcaagttcaccaggtcacccactattcactgctttttagtgttaatttcaccctctgggtcacgagcacagtgtatttcgtgccctgggtcaccctgtacagtgttctgggtcaccatggtgacctgcacagtgtatttcgtgccctgggtcacggacacagtgtatttcgtgacccagagaatgaaaatatacactaaaaagcagtgaatagtaggtgacccaacgggtgaacttgctctaaggaaTGTTCACTTATGTGAATTGGGTGTAGAttaaagaaaatatagggatgggtttttcttaataggagctttgttttttgggtttttatctaattttctcttcttaAAATTATGCAATCGAACAATACATGTTCTTTATGAACTTGTAGTAAATCTACAGCATAAACCATCATAAGTAAAAGTTATAGGAAGAGCAACGGCCACTGTCAGATTCTAAAATCGCATTGCCAGATTCTTCTGGTACTCTTGCTATATGCATTTCTTTCCTCGTCATTAACTAAGAATTTATGACATTACAAAGCTTAATTCAGAAAAGAgctagaaaaagaaacaaatcaagTTGGGGATCGAAATTGAAATTCCAGATGCTTTAGCTACAACAAGAGCCAAGTTGTTCTGAGGATAAGCTAAGCAGAGCTAGAAAATGTAAAACAAAGCTATGAATGTGAGCGTCAGAGTACATACCTCATAAAATGGTATATGAAcgtgaatatttcacatgatgtTGATTTTCCTTTTACTAGTCTCGGAAAGTAGTTCgctgtcatcttcttctttgaagATTGCAATTCCTCTTCCACCGGGATCAGAATGGTCGCGTCGTCTCTTAGTTTTGATGAtgatatcttcttcttcaactacTTGTTTTGGTTCCATAACTACATCTTCATCAATGCCTCTAACTAATTTTTCAAAATCTTGGGCATACATCAAGGAGACTCCACACCTTTTCACCCTCACAGTGGAGAGGTCAAAGGGAATTTCTTTCGGACCGGTATCTTGGTACAACATGAAGTTAAAAGAGGCCTCGGATGCTTTCACCCAATCCTCGCGATTGATTGTACTTCCAAATCGAACAAAGTTAGGGCAGAAATACCAAAGGAACCAATGATCTGAATTGAGAATTATATCATCTGGTAGGCGTATATCGAGGTCGCACCGATCTTTGTGACCATTGTTAGTTTTGTGATGGGTTCCACAAATAAAGTAGGTAGGTCCAATATTAATGGGTGGCGGCGTATAGTTGTTGAATGCAACCACAATGCATAGGGCGTAACCGAGGAAGCCTTGACGAAACGGATGAGGAGGAAGCTTGATATTTATCTTATGTCCCTTACGTCGATACCTCATCCACTTTGGAATTTCATTTCCCGGACAAGAGACTTTAATCGTATTCCATTCACCGAGGGGACGTACACATTGCATAACTCTAAGCTGTGCATCAGCCATTATGTTGCTCCATGCACTCTGATCCAATTTCACGCAATTTATAAATAAACATTTCTCCATTAGAAGCCATGGCAGCTTCGGTAAAGACTCAAGACTCTCACAACCCCTCAAGTCCAGTGATGTCACCCCAGAAGGGAGCTTGACAGGCAAAGACCCCAGACTCTCGCAACCCCTCAAGCTCAGTTCCCTCAGCCCAGAAGGGAGCTCGACAGGCAAAGACTTCAGACTCTTGCAATTTCTCATGTACAGATAGCTCAGTCCAGAAGGGAGCTCGACAGGCAAAGACCCAAGACTCTCACAATCCATCAAGTCCAGCGTTGTCAGCCCAGAAGGGAGCTCGTCAGGCAAAGACCCAAGACTTTTGCAATAGCCCAAGAACAGATCTTTCAGCCCGGAAGGTAGCTCGACAGGCAAAGACCCAAGACTCTCACAACCCCTCAAGTCCAGTGATGTCAGCCCAGAAGGTAGCTCCTCAAGAGAGAGGCAGCCACTTAGACGAAGACGAAGACATCGGAGCGAATTCAGCCTACAAGTGCTGCTTGGAATATTCTTAAGCTCTTTACATGATCCAAGACCCAAATAACGGAGCTTCTCGAGACACCAAATTGATGAAGGCAATTCTTCTATTGCAGTCCCATCCAATTTTAAGACTTCCAGATTGCCTGGCATCTCTGGGAGAATTTTGAGATTGGAGCAGTCATCCAGACTCAGCCAAGTAAGCTTGGCAAGATGCTGAAAAGACGAAGGAAGTTGAACCAAACTTGTACAACGTTCAAGATCAATGCTCTCGAGTTTTGGACTCTCAGAGAGATCTGGAACCTCAGCCAGGTGCTTGGACAGACGAAGATACATGCGTTTTAAGCTTCCAAGATTGATCTGTAACAAATCAAAGACAATTAATACCAAGCCTAACTGAACCTTATATTTTCCACACCATTTTTCATACACGAGAATTAAATTAAGCAAACCTTCAGGCCTTTATCCCAAAGTCGCTCAAGTCGGCTGCCTTGCATATGAAGCTCAACAAGATTCTCTGGACGAAACTTTGATGGCAGAGAATTCAAAGGGTAGCCATCCCAGTGCAGGATTCTAAGGGCTTGAGGAAGACACTTGAGACCCTGAGGAAGGTGAACTTTGTTGACCCATGACTTCGAGTCCCAGTAAGAGTAACGCTCAAACTGTAACCTAAGTAATCTTAGATTAACCATCTTTTTGAAGGCTGAAGGTTTTATGTCAAGATCTGAAATGTGGTCCATGCTCATGCCTAAGCATTCAATTGCTTCGGTTCCCTGAAAATTAATAGCAAAATATAAGTGAGCATACAGTGGAGAACAAAAATTACTTTATTCAAAACTATACCACCGTGCATCTAACTTGTTACAAGAAAATgagtttcaattaattttttttttttcaaaaaacgTGACTGCATTTGGTTCTTACCCTATTTTCTTTCAGTACACGACAAACATCATCTGCAGTCCACAATCTACTGCGTTTTCCGGGATTCTTAGCATCTTGATCACGAATAATTTTATGACCCATTTCTTGTATCAAATCATGCATCTTAATGAATCTTGAACATTTATCCACGGATATGAGAGACATATCAATGAGAAGTCTTATCCCTGCATTCGCACAGAAACCAGAGGCATCTAACATTCTTTCTGTATAATCTATATCCTCTCCTTTATAGTAACATGCGATGTCGAGAAATATATCCTGCTCATTTTCTTCTAATCTATCATAACTCAACCTCAATACCTGTTGGATATTTCGGTTGGgaatttttttcactttttctaaTTCACCTTCCCAGTCTTCTTTGCTCCAGCAATGAGAGAATACGGAGCCCAAGGTTGTAAGAGCCAATGGATTGCCCCCAGCATAATCTACCACCTGTTTTGCAAAAGTTGTGTAATCACCTGGGAAAGAGACATTAGCTCTCAAATGAAAGAGCTCAAGAGCTTCATCAACGTCTAATTCCTGAACCTCATATATCTTATCATCATCAACACCTTTCCTAAATATGCGTTTATCTCTAGTTGTTACAAGGATTCTACTTCCAGGGCCAAACAGATTGAAATCACCTCCAGCTAAAAATTTTAATTGGGAAAACTCactcacatcatcaagaacaatgaGAGCCTTTGTACGGCGAAGCCTCTCTCTCATAAAACTTGATCCGATAGAGGGGGTGGTTATGCGTATTTTTTCATCCTTTAGTAAAGTACGAAAAAGATCATTTCGCAAATCATATAGTAGTCCATGTTTCGTCTCTGATGCTTCCCTGACATGATTAATAAAGCAACAAGCTTCGAATTCAAAAGAGAGACGGTGAAATACAACATCAGCAATGGTGGTCTTACCGATACCACCCATACCCCAAATGCCTACAATGTGGACGTCCCGTGAGTTGAGGCATAATAACTCAACAAGTTGAATTATGTGTTTGTCCATTCCAACCCAGCGCTCCAAACCACCTGCGTTTTGCGATTTGCCATCCAATTTCACCAAAATGTCATTGACCACCCTCTTAACTAAATCCGAATCGGGTCTGCCACATACAAATGAAAGACAAAGTAGTTAGTAAGTGATGGAGTAACAATCATAGCCATAATAGAAGTCACAAATGGAAGCATGAGTTAATGACTGAGTTACCTAATTTTTTCGGAATCAAACCCAGATATATTGGCTGCTGTTGTCAAAGCATGTCTCCACCTGAGCACCTTGTCCATCGTGTCCTTGAAACGCTCCTCATGTTTAACAAATGCATCTGCATAACTCCCCGATTGTTTGCGTACATGTGATGGATCTATGCCGTAGAAGATGGGTATAACAAACTGTTCACCTCTGCATCGGAGTATGTGCACAAGTTCATCCAAACACCATGTGGAAGAGGCATAGTCTTTGGAGAAAATGATAACCGAGAGCTTCGATTCGCTGATTGCTTTGAGAAGGGCAGGTGAGATATCATCTCCTCTCTGCAGTTCCTCATCATCTTTGTAAGTTAGGATTTTTTCTTGACATAAAGCCGCATAAAGATGACTGGTAAAAGTATTCCGGGTGTCCTCGCCTCTGAAACTAAGAAATACATCATACTTCTCCCGAGGGATgatatcagaagaagaagaagcagcagccATATTATAGCCTGAAGATCAACAAGTCAAAAGAAGCAAACCTTTCCGATGAATATAAAGCTTCAGAATACAAAACAGATAAAGTAATTGCACAGCAAAACTAGCGTTCTCTGCAGTTGTACTAACCTGGTTAGAACTTGGACGAGCAAATGTATCAACAGACACTACCAGGGGCAGAAGGATGTAGAAggctatatgggctcaagcctagacaatattttaggccaaaaactcttaggtatatatatgtatctttAGCTCATACCAGTCcaaagaagaaggaaattaTCTGTAAAAGTTGCGTGTATTTCCAGTCTCCCATAGCAGCTCACAGCCGCACACTACTCAGTAGGTCAGATTTGTGCGTTTCGATGGAGCCTCACACTAATCTTTGAAAGCGAAATGACTAAAACAATCCAacccaaattcccttcttgtggAATATCTAACCCCTTGTTGTCCAGTAGCCTCAGTCTGCGACGTAGACCAAGGAATTTCCAAAGCAACAAGAGCCTCACACTACTTATCTTTGAAAGCGAAATGCCTCaagcaatccacacccaaattctctttttgtggaaaatctcaccccttgtagcctcagtctgcgacgcagaccaaggaatctccaaagcaacaaagagcctcacactacttatcttcgaaagcaaaatgcctcaagcaatccacacccaaattcccttcttgtggaaaatctcacccTTGTTGTCTAGTAGCCTCAGTCTACGACGCAGACCAAGGAATCTCCAAAGCAAAGCAACAAGAGCCTCACACTACTTATCCTCGAAAGTGAAATGCCTCaagcaatccacacccaaattcccttcttgtggaaaatctcaccccttGTTGTCCAGTAGCCTCCATTTGCGACACAGACCAAGGAATCTCCAAAGCAACAATTTTTCTTTCGATGGAGCGTCACACTACTTATCTTTGAAAGTGAAATGCCTCaagcaatccacacccaaattcccttcttgtggaaaatctcaccccttGTTGTCCAGTAGCCTCAGTCTGCGACGCAGACTAAGGAATCTCCAAAGCAACAATGTTTCTTTCGCTTTCTCGTAAACAAGGTATGAAACTCTATCGATCTCTcctgttttgaatttttgatacaTCTCTGTTCTTCTTCCTGCTCTGTTTTTTCCCAATGGGGTTTTCTTAAAGAAATTGCAGAAGGAGAAGCTTGCCGATTCTGTTTGCTACCAGTGGCAGATGTAATTGTAAGTTGGGCTTTTGTGTATAAGTTGACGATTGGGATTGTTGGGACTGCTCTTACTATTGGTTTTGCTTGGTGAGTTGGGGGCTATcggttttgggtttgtttgtgtACACTATTTCTGGTGGaataattcttaggttcacccctagggtgaacgagcatattcacccctattgtcgattaaggcataataactttataattttcaaatccgaccattcatgttgtataacgtaatacaaagattaactctgtaaaaaaccaatcaaattgaagaccttttagttattcatttttatgaaatacatggacggttcatcataatagtagtaagtgttgttagaaccatccatttgtttgattcaattagataattaaacgatttttgattcgattgattttttacagagatgatctttaaagccttatttaagatatggaccgttggattataaatttattaaataaatgtaTGTTAATCAACaatgggggtgaatatgctcgttcaccctaggggtgaacctaagaattgttctttcTGGTGGGTGTTCGGAAACATCAAACATGGACTGGTTTTTCAGCTCAAGCAGTCAAGCTTTTGTTGGGCTTTGGAATTTCTTGATGCTTTCTTTGGCTTCTGATTATGTTGTGATTATTTTTTATTCCAAGATGTGCATTCTGTGATGCAGattagagaattttttttagagttttggtGATAGTGTCTGGGTTTatgcaaaaaaacaaaatagtggttgttctaattagcctagacaaaACTCAGATCTTGGATCCGCCACTGGACACTACCCAATCAGTTTTTCAGCTTTCTTT
It encodes:
- the LOC112166422 gene encoding disease resistance protein RUN1; this translates as MAAASSSSDIIPREKYDVFLSFRGEDTRNTFTSHLYAALCQEKILTYKDDEELQRGDDISPALLKAISESKLSVIIFSKDYASSTWCLDELVHILRCRGEQFVIPIFYGIDPSHVRKQSGSYADAFVKHEERFKDTMDKVLRWRHALTTAANISGFDSEKIRPDSDLVKRVVNDILVKLDGKSQNAGGLERWVGMDKHIIQLVELLCLNSRDVHIVGIWGMGGIGKTTIADVVFHRLSFEFEACCFINHVREASETKHGLLYDLRNDLFRTLLKDEKIRITTPSIGSSFMRERLRRTKALIVLDDVSEFSQLKFLAGGDFNLFGPGSRILVTTRDKRIFRKGVDDDKIYEVQELDVDEALELFHLRANVSFPGDYTTFAKQVVDYAGGNPLALTTLGSVFSHCWSKEDWEGELEKVKKIPNRNIQQVLRLSYDRLEENEQDIFLDIACYYKGEDIDYTERMLDASGFCANAGIRLLIDMSLISVDKCSRFIKMHDLIQEMGHKIIRDQDAKNPGKRSRLWTADDVCRVLKENRGTEAIECLGMSMDHISDLDIKPSAFKKMVNLRLLRLQFERYSYWDSKSWVNKVHLPQGLKCLPQALRILHWDGYPLNSLPSKFRPENLVELHMQGSRLERLWDKGLKINLGSLKRMYLRLSKHLAEVPDLSESPKLESIDLERCTSLVQLPSSFQHLAKLTWLSLDDCSNLKILPEMPGNLEVLKLDGTAIEELPSSIWCLEKLRYLGLGSCKELKNIPSSTCRLNSLRCLRLRLSGCLSLEELPSGLTSLDLRGCESLGSLPVELPSGLKDLFLGYCKSLGSLPDELPSGLTTLDLMDCESLGSLPVELPSGLSYLYMRNCKSLKSLPVELPSGLRELSLRGCESLGSLPVKLPSGVTSLDLRGCESLESLPKLPWLLMEKCLFINCVKLDQSAWSNIMADAQLRVMQCVRPLGEWNTIKVSCPGNEIPKWMRYRRKGHKINIKLPPHPFRQGFLGYALCIVVAFNNYTPPPINIGPTYFICGTHHKTNNGHKDRCDLDIRLPDDIILNSDHWFLWYFCPNFVRFGSTINREDWVKASEASFNFMLYQDTGPKEIPFDLSTVRVKRCGVSLMYAQDFEKLVRGIDEDVVMEPKQVVEEEDIIIKTKRRRDHSDPGGRGIAIFKEEDDSELLSETSKRKINIM